The Sulfurospirillum diekertiae genomic sequence CGATTTGCTTTAGAGCAAATCAAAGAAACGAGCCTTTTCCCCTACCTTGTAATTGGCATTGAGGATGGCTCTTTTATAACGTCAGAAGATAGATACACCATGGTTCCAACAGGGTATGATCCTCGTATTCGCGAATGGTATCGTGATACACTTAAAATGCAAAAAACCAATGTGACACGGCCGTATGTAAGCTTGCGCGTTAACCAGCCAACGGTTTCGGTTTGCACACCTGTTCATATCTTTAATGGCGAAGGCGTTGTGTGCGGTGGACACCTTTTTGAGGTTATTCAGCAGTACATCTCCAGTTATGATCTTTTATACGATAAAGCACTCTATTTGGTCGATGAAAACGGCATCGTACTTGCCAGTTCTAACCACCATAAAGATATTCCAAAATTTTTAAATGTAGAGACGATCAGCGATAATTTTTTGGTTTTAAAAATCCCACGGACCAATTGGAACCTCATTTTCGAAAAAAATCAAGCGATTTACAGTGAACGTCTTAACATACAACTGTTTATGAATCTTCTCATTTATGGAGGAAGCATCGCTTTGTATATTTTCCTTAACCTCTTTTGGCTCTCTAAAAACCGTAAAGTTGAAAATGAGCTTAGCAAACAGAAAAACTATTTTCATGATTTTATGCAAAATCATACGAGTAGAGGACTTTTGATTTGTGATTCACATGCTAAAATTGTCTTTTGCAACCACACGTTTATGAAACTTTTGAATCTTCAAGAGCCTATAGAAGAGCATAATTTTCATGATATTTTAGAAAATTTAGTCATATTTGAGAGCTCTGTCAAAACAGAAATACGTCTTCTTATCGCACAAACACAAGAGAGTATGCAAGCAAAATACCTTAATATTGGCAATACTGAAAATGGGGCTGAGCAGCTTTTACTCACCTCTGCGCCCTTTGGTTCACATGAAAAAGAAAACAGTGGATTTTTACTTTATTTACAAGATACTACAGAAATGCAGTCGGTAGGTGATGAGCAAAAAACTTGCGGGGATGTCGCGTTTAATGCTCATATTGAAAAATTACTTTTATTCATTGAAAAGAATGTGGATGATGAACGTTTGGATATTAACAAACTTGCTCACGTCTGTGGCTACTCAAAGTACCATTTGCAACGAATTTTTAAAACCTACTGTGGTGAAAATATCGCTTCCTATTTAAGACGCTTGCGCATGGAAAAAAGTGCTTTTTTACTCAAATATTCCGAAGATAAAATCTCCGCTATTGCGACACGGTGTGGCTTTAGCTACAACCAGTCTTATATTAGAGCGTTTGAGAAAGCATATGCGCTCTCTCCTAGCGATTTTAGAGATCATCACATTACCGATATACACACTTCATTGGTGTTTGAACGTCATGAATATGAGCTTGTTGAGCTCTCTTCCATGAAAATGCTTCACATATATAACACGATGAGTGATAAAGCGCTTTCTAATGTGGAAGATTTGTTTGAAAATTGTCGCGATTTGGCCAAAAATGAGTTCCCTTTAGTGGGGATTTATATGAATGATCCCAAACTAAGCCTTGCAGAAGTTGACAGTGTTATGCCTTATGCTTTTGGAGTTATTTTAGATGAGGCGCAACCTCAAAATAAGAAAAATTTTCCCATCAAAGAGTTTGAAGCGGGAAAATATGCCAAGATACATTTTGATCCTTCTAAAAATGACTTGGATGAATTTATTCAAAAAATTTACACTACCTTTTATAAAGCCAATACTTATGAGGCAACCATCATGCCGATCTTACAATTTCACCATACTTCACGCCAAAGTTATCTTGAAGACTTCGCGCAGAGCAGTGATTTTTTCATTTTTATTACCTCGTAAAATCCTTCTCTTTCTCTGCTTTTTTCTCTCAATAAGCACTTTTTGTTCATTTTTTTTGGTTTGAATTGTCCTAATCTTTGGTTTGGAACGCATTACGTTCTTATACAAAGAGGAGGTCTAACATGTTAGACATACAACGAAGAAAAGCGATGCAAAAACTTGCATTACTTGGTGGGGGTATGGCACTTTTTTCTACATTGGATGTGCAAGCAAAAATGTTGGAAAAAGATGTGCCTAAATGGGATGAAGAGTACGATGCCATTGTTGTTGGTAGCGGGTATGCGGGTACAGCTGCGATGCTTTCGATGATGGATAAAGGGCTTAAAAATGTATTGATGATAGACAAGATGCAGTACATGGGCGGGAACTCTTCCATCAGTGGTGGCTCTTACGCGATGTCTCGAACATCGATTCAAAAAGAGAATGGTGTGGTAGATGATCCTGAAATGCACATCAAAGACACGCTCAAAAGCGGGCATAACCTAAACAATCCAGAGATGGTGCGCATTATGGCGTATGAAGGTTTAGATGCGTTTAACTGGCTCGTGGATAATGGGGTAAAATGGAAGCTTTTTAGTCGAAGCGGAGGACATAGCGCTCCTCGTAACCATTCTGTGGGTGTTGGCTCGTACATCACGATGCCTCTGCAAGAGCAGATCATCAAACGTGGTGGGCAACAACGCACACGGATTATTATGGATGAGTTGGTGTACAACGACAAAGGTATCGTCATTGGTATGAAAGTACGTGAAAAGTATGAGTTTAAATTTGATCGTTCTTTTGATGAAAATGACAATAAAACGGGGAAAGTCAAGTATTACCGTGCCAATGCTGGCGTTGTTTTGGCAACAGGTGGTTGGGCGGCTGATCCAAAAGTGCGACAGATTTTCGATCCTTCACTCACACCCAATATGCCAACCACCAACCATTACGGTGCAACAGGCTATACCATTCAAAAACTCATCAAAGATGATGTGGATTTGATTGATATGCAATACATTCAAATCATGCACGTCACTTCTGCGGATGAAGATAGCTTTGGCTTTGCCTTTCGTACGATTACGAGTGGGTACAGCTTTGGCATGATGATTAACCCCAAAACAGGACGTCGGTTTGTCAATGAAATCGCCGATCGTAAAATCAGTTCGGACGCTATTTTTGCGATGAATGAGGGCGGTAAAAACCATCCAATTTTGTTTATGGATGTTAATGGTGCAAAAACAGTTGAAATTGATGAATTGCAACGTGGCATTGAAGCAGGTGCCGTATATCAGTTTGAGACGTTAGATGAGATGATCGCTAAATTTAACATTAATAAAGAGCCTTTTTTAGAGGAGCTTAAAAAATACAATTCTTATGTAAAAGCAGGGAAAGACCCTGACTTTAATCGTACATTTTCCAAATACAAAGGAACCACGATTACGATTGAGCAGCCACCTTTTTTTGCAGCACGACCAGGTCCTAAGATTCATCACTGTATGGGTGGTGTTCATACGACCGTTAATTGCGAAGTTTTCAATAAATCTGGAAAGCTCATTGAGGGATTATTCGCCTGTGGTGAAGTGACGGGTGGAAGGCATGGCTATAACAGATTGGGGTCAAACTCTGTTGTAGATTGTATTGTCTTTGGACGCCGTGCAGGTTTTGCTATTGCTGAGCGTTATCAAAAAATGGTAAGGAGTTAATGATGAAACAGCTATGGAAACAACTCCTCTTCAGCATGGTTCTTTTAGGCGGTTTTTGCACAGTAGCAATGGCCGCCAATGAGAGTGGGTCTTTAAGTGTGACGCCTAACTTGAATGAAAAATATTCGGAAAAAAACTATCCGATACAAGGAGTACATCAAAAATTAGGGCTTACATGTAAAGAGTGCCACAGTGAAGAAAAAGCGGAAGATTATTCCAGTGCGATGAAGGCGACTTGTTTTAAATGCCATGAAAATTATGAGAAACTGCAAGAGCGCACAGGGCATTTAGGGCATAACAACAACATTCACGCTTCACCGCACTTTACCAATATTGATTGTGATCTTTGCCACAAATCGCATCAGCCGTCACAAAATCTTTGTGTCCAGTGTCATGGTCAAAAAACCATGAAACAGCTGATCGTTAAGTAAGGAGGGGCAGATGAAAAAGATCATTATCATCACCGCATTGGTGAGTTTTTGTGTCGCATTGGTTTTCGTATGGGGTGGAACAAAAGTGGTGAAGGCAACAGGCGATGCACCGTTTTGTGGCGCGTGCCATTCATGGGATGGCTTGATAGCTCAAACGCATTTACAAGACCCCATTCATGGCAATGCCAATCCAAAAGGGGTACAAGCCACATGTACGGAGTGTCACTTGCCACATAGTTCTCTCATTACTTATTTAGGGGTGAAAGCTAAAAATGGTATTGCAGAGGGGTGGACAACGCTTACAGGCGATGCGAGTAAAAAAGATTGGTTAGCCAATCGTGAGCATGCTCGTAAAAATTATACCTATGATAGCTCTTGTTTAGCATGTCACAGCACTCTTTTGGAAAAAGCCAATCAAGAAGCATTCAAAGATGAATCTTCAAGCAAGATGCATCTTAAATACATAGCATTTCAAGGGACGAAAGAGGCAATGCAGTGTACCAGTTGCCATAAGTTTATTGGACATAAAGACTTAGGCGAGACGCTCTTTAAGCATAATGACACCAGACCAGAATCGTGGGATGAGTGGGAAAAACAGCGTAAAGAGAAAAAATAGTTTTGTAAAAAAAAGAGGGGAAAATATGTACTCTTCCCCTCTTTACATGTAAAGATATTATATGTTAATTATTCACCTTCTCATAAACCAAAGGATAGTTTAACAGTGGCAGATATTCGCCATCATACAGCACATCCTTTTCATCGATCAAGGTTTCTGTAATACCTGCTCCTTGGGTTAAAATGGCTTCTTTTTCAATAGGACGATCGGTAATGATTTCACCTATTTTATAAGGCGTACCATTAAGGTGTGTGTAGGCTTCTTTGCCAACTCGTGCGTAACGAAAGGTAAACGGGGTTTGCGCAAAGATATCTTTTCCCAAAGTAAAACGCTCAGTCACCACCACTTTTCGGTACCCAATTGCACCACTTAGCGCCTCTTTTTCGCTAGGATAGAGCAAGCTTGGTTGAATAAATCCCTCTGGCGTGAGGTACGCTTTATGGTCCACAAATTCACCCATCAGCGTTACATGTAAACGTTGTTGGGCCACTAAGGTTTCAAGATGACTCACATCCAAAGCACGCCAATCATCGCTGTAACCGTGCTTTTGGGTGATGGTCTGCACCAAAAAGGCTTCCATGCTAGAAGGCATCACGCCGTACAGATTGGCTCCTACTACATGTTTTAAGAAGTAGCCAAATTCGCCTTGATGTGTTTTGCGATTGAGCGGATCGCCTCTGCCTGAAACTGCTTTGCCTTCCTTCATATGGTAGGCAAGATAATCCATTTCAGCCCAACCCAGTTTATCGGAAAATTTACGGGGAAATGCCCATGTAGAGTCAATGGTATTGCCTGCCTGAGGTAAAAGCAGAGGGTTCAAAGCCATAATTATCGCTGTGACAGCCAATGCATTGCATCAACTCTTCGGCTTTTTGCGGTCGCAAGTTTCCTTTGGCATCTTCGATAAACCCTGCTAAAATCCAGCCTGCGCCGTTGTTGATCCAGCCTTGTTTTTCATTGAGAAAGATCGGTGCATCTTCATCTTTTTCGACCATTTCACCAGGATAAAACATCTTAGTCTTGACCATATAGCGTATCTCTTTCACGCGAGTTGCGCGTGTTCCTTTGGCACGCAAATCGACATAATGCAACGGATGCGCAAATTCGGTGTAAAGCGGATAAAGCC encodes the following:
- a CDS encoding cytochrome c3 family protein → MKQLWKQLLFSMVLLGGFCTVAMAANESGSLSVTPNLNEKYSEKNYPIQGVHQKLGLTCKECHSEEKAEDYSSAMKATCFKCHENYEKLQERTGHLGHNNNIHASPHFTNIDCDLCHKSHQPSQNLCVQCHGQKTMKQLIVK
- a CDS encoding helix-turn-helix domain-containing protein, with translation MQNQHHFDKRELKIIGFLSLLFVIFLLVNHTLNYRLLKETIHSYENSILMRVSGKLTDWLDERFTHIEKVKYFLEKSPISTKDELRFALEQIKETSLFPYLVIGIEDGSFITSEDRYTMVPTGYDPRIREWYRDTLKMQKTNVTRPYVSLRVNQPTVSVCTPVHIFNGEGVVCGGHLFEVIQQYISSYDLLYDKALYLVDENGIVLASSNHHKDIPKFLNVETISDNFLVLKIPRTNWNLIFEKNQAIYSERLNIQLFMNLLIYGGSIALYIFLNLFWLSKNRKVENELSKQKNYFHDFMQNHTSRGLLICDSHAKIVFCNHTFMKLLNLQEPIEEHNFHDILENLVIFESSVKTEIRLLIAQTQESMQAKYLNIGNTENGAEQLLLTSAPFGSHEKENSGFLLYLQDTTEMQSVGDEQKTCGDVAFNAHIEKLLLFIEKNVDDERLDINKLAHVCGYSKYHLQRIFKTYCGENIASYLRRLRMEKSAFLLKYSEDKISAIATRCGFSYNQSYIRAFEKAYALSPSDFRDHHITDIHTSLVFERHEYELVELSSMKMLHIYNTMSDKALSNVEDLFENCRDLAKNEFPLVGIYMNDPKLSLAEVDSVMPYAFGVILDEAQPQNKKNFPIKEFEAGKYAKIHFDPSKNDLDEFIQKIYTTFYKANTYEATIMPILQFHHTSRQSYLEDFAQSSDFFIFITS
- a CDS encoding flavocytochrome c gives rise to the protein MLDIQRRKAMQKLALLGGGMALFSTLDVQAKMLEKDVPKWDEEYDAIVVGSGYAGTAAMLSMMDKGLKNVLMIDKMQYMGGNSSISGGSYAMSRTSIQKENGVVDDPEMHIKDTLKSGHNLNNPEMVRIMAYEGLDAFNWLVDNGVKWKLFSRSGGHSAPRNHSVGVGSYITMPLQEQIIKRGGQQRTRIIMDELVYNDKGIVIGMKVREKYEFKFDRSFDENDNKTGKVKYYRANAGVVLATGGWAADPKVRQIFDPSLTPNMPTTNHYGATGYTIQKLIKDDVDLIDMQYIQIMHVTSADEDSFGFAFRTITSGYSFGMMINPKTGRRFVNEIADRKISSDAIFAMNEGGKNHPILFMDVNGAKTVEIDELQRGIEAGAVYQFETLDEMIAKFNINKEPFLEELKKYNSYVKAGKDPDFNRTFSKYKGTTITIEQPPFFAARPGPKIHHCMGGVHTTVNCEVFNKSGKLIEGLFACGEVTGGRHGYNRLGSNSVVDCIVFGRRAGFAIAERYQKMVRS
- a CDS encoding cytochrome c3 family protein, yielding MKKIIIITALVSFCVALVFVWGGTKVVKATGDAPFCGACHSWDGLIAQTHLQDPIHGNANPKGVQATCTECHLPHSSLITYLGVKAKNGIAEGWTTLTGDASKKDWLANREHARKNYTYDSSCLACHSTLLEKANQEAFKDESSSKMHLKYIAFQGTKEAMQCTSCHKFIGHKDLGETLFKHNDTRPESWDEWEKQRKEKK